One Hippoglossus stenolepis isolate QCI-W04-F060 chromosome 9, HSTE1.2, whole genome shotgun sequence genomic region harbors:
- the sftpbb gene encoding surfactant protein Bb, with translation MTSPGLVLVILALSLCPGDCRFITDTLSLIRQEALTLDTCSECRQVVQLSANMISSRDTKETVYEGLHALCQRFPREQASQCDSQVKTYLPKVLHQTPGHLKPVETCVALGLCAAHKEEELLKLPHHAADKDISSSALGTAISSYEQFNPACSLCLFVIKKLETLLPKNMTEEALMKLMGEVCDLLPESYKDQCDEFISKYGVEIVEFLLSSAAPQTICTLLHLCLFEEQLPPGTFLPSDCESCRTLAVLSRLHLAPNSTEPQTSSFLQSVCVLHPNAIQKCQAFTQIYGSRLQKVLGNQKEAPHACERADLCVALKKTEPLGKRRCTEGPYC, from the exons ATGACCTCACCTGGGCTCGTGCTGGTGATACTCGCGCTGTCTCTTTGTCCAG gagaCTGCAGGTTCATCACAGACACTTTGTCTCTCATCAGACAGGAAGCTCTG ACACTGGACACATGTTCAGAATGCAGACAGGTCGTCCAGCTGTCCGCTAACATGATCTCCAGCAGGGACACTAAG GAAACTGTGTATGAAGGCTTGCATGCTCTCTGCCAGCGCTTCCCGCGTGAACAGGCATCACAGTGCGACTCACAGGTGAAGACGTATTTGCCCAAAGTGCTGCATCAAACACCTGGTCACCTG aaGCCAGTCGAGACTTGTGTGGCTCTTGGACTTTGTGCTGCCCacaaggaggaggagctgctgaaacTTCCCCACCATGCCGCTGATAAAGACATTTCCAGCTCTGCGCTTGGCACAGCCATCAGCAGCTAT GAGCAGTTCAACCCAGCTTgctccctgtgtctgtttgtcatCAAGAAACTGGAGACCCTTTTGCCTAAAAACATGACTGAG GAAGCTTTAATGAAGCTGATGGGAGAGGTCTGTGACCTTCTACCTGAGAGCTACAAGGACCAATGTGATGAGTTCATCAGTAAATACGGCGTAGAGATAGTAGAGTTCCTCCTGTCGTCTGCTGCCCCTCAGACTATATGTACTCTTCTgcacctgtgtttgtttgaggagCAGCTTCCTCCAG GGACGTTCCTCCCCTCGGACTGCGAGTCGTGCCGCACGCTGGCTGTGCTGAGCCGACTGCACCTGGCTCCTAACTCCACCGAACCTCAGACCTCGTCTTTcctgcagtctgtgtgtgtccttcaccCCAATGCCATCCAAAAG TGCCAAGCTTTCACCCAAATCTATGGCTCCCGACTGCAGAAGGTTTTGGGAAACCAGAAGGAGGCTCCACATGCTTGTGAA AGAGCTGATCTGTGTGTTGCCTTGAAGAAGACGGAGCCGCTGGGGAAGCGTCGTTGCACTGAAGGACCATATTGTTAG